The following coding sequences lie in one Cannabis sativa cultivar Pink pepper isolate KNU-18-1 chromosome 5, ASM2916894v1, whole genome shotgun sequence genomic window:
- the LOC115716445 gene encoding pentatricopeptide repeat-containing protein At5g27270 isoform X1: protein MESLTLSSSFLYNNLFTPSPISSKPKPKPKTPIPIHSSITPDPWTLSSGDPTRPKPKSKNPKNPLSDDNARRIIKAKARYLSHLRKNQGPQAQTPKWIKRTPEQMVQYLEDDRNGGLYGKHVVAAIKKVRSLSQKVEGEYDMRLVMGSFVGKLSFREMCIVLKEQKGWKQVRDFFNWMKLQLSYRPSVIVYTIVLRIYGQVGKIKMAEDTFLEMLEAGCEPDEVACGTMLCTYARWGRHKAMLSFYSAIRERGIVMSVAVYNFMLSSLQKKSLHRNVIEVWEQMMEQGVVPNSFSHTVVIGSLVKEGCLEEALTNFHEMRSVGLVPEEVSYSQLISLCTKRGKWGEALRIYDDMKDQRLVPSRYTCASLLTLYYKNEDYSKALSLFSEMERNKIAADEVIYGLLIRIYGKLRLYEDARRAFEETKQLGLLSDEKTYLAMAQVHLGSGDFGKALEVIELMKSRNIWLSRFAYIVLLQCYVMKKDLTSAEVAFQALSKTGHPDAGSCNDMLNLYSGLNLMEKAKSFIAQMREDKVHFDEQLCKTVIKIYCKEGMITDVRQLIEEMGMNEVLKNNKFIQTVTSVCKHKGDEQLDGKLLAFDQPDTVALGLVIDMYMADGNVKDTKNVLAGLVENPDGVSIANQLVGNFIREGDAFKARALIYQFNELGCRPEDATVCSLISLYAKQHKLKQAEEVFHAFADSPATKNSLCKSMLDAYVKCGKAEKAFSLYKQAITETGNCLDAVSISILVNSLSSNGNHQEAEIVIRQSLEGHKELDTVAFNTFIKAMLDAGRLHFASCIHEHMLSSGVSPSIQTFNTMISVYGRGRKLERATEMFNTARRMGLSLDEKAYMNMISCYGKAGKRREASLLFGEMLEKGIKPGLISYNIMMNVFATGGLHQEAEQLFKAMERDDCSPDSFTYLSLVRAYTESLQYSDAEETINSMQKIGIVASCSHFNLLLSAFAKEGLMVEAERIYRKLLGVGLNPDLACYRSMMRGYMDYGHVTVGIKFFEHISENVNADRFILSAAVHFYRSAGNEIKAASVLDSMRHLGVGFLENLEIGSKLKSS from the exons ATGGAGTCTCTCACTCTCAGCTCCTCCTTCCTCTACAACAATCTCTTCACACCATCACCAATCtcatccaaacccaaacccaaacccaaaacccCAATCCCAATCCACTCCTCCATCACACCAGACCCATGGACACTCAGCTCAGGCGACCcaaccagacccaaacccaaatccaaAAACCCCAAAAACCCACTTTCAGACGACAACGCTCGCCGCATAATCAAAGCCAAAGCTAGGTACTTGAGTCACCTAAGGAAGAACCAGGGCCCTCAAGCTCAAACACCCAAGTGGATTAAGAGAACCCCTGAACAGATGGTTCAGTACTTGGAAGATGATAGAAATGGTGGGCTTTATGGGAAACATGTTGTGGCTGCCATTAAAAAGGTTAGGTCTTTATCTCAGAAGGTTGAAGGTGAGTATGATATGAGATTGGTTATGGGTTCTTTTGTTGGGAAGCTTAGCTTTAGAGAGATGTGTATTGTGTTGAAGGAGCAAAAGGGTTGGAAGCAAGTTAGGGATTTTTTCAATTGGATGAAATTGCag TTAAGCTACCGGCCAAGTGTTATTGTGTACACCATTGTTTTGAGGATATATGGGCAAGTTGGTAAGATAAAGATGGCTGAAGATACTTTCTTGGAGATGCTTGAAGCTGGATGTGAGCCAGATGAAGTTGCTTGTGGTACCATGTTATGTACATATGCTAGATGGGGTCGTCATAAGGCTATGCTTTCGTTTTACTCTGCTATTCGCGAACGGGGAATTGTAATGTCTGTTGCAGTTTACAATTTCATGTTGTCCTCGTTGCAGAAGAAGTCACTACATCGAAATGTCATTGAAGTTTGGGAGCAAATGATGGAACAAGGAGTGGTTCCTAATAGTTTTAGTCATACTGTAGTTATCGGTTCACTTGTTAAAGAGGGTTGTTTAGAGGAAGCTCTTACGAATTTTCATGAGATGAGGAGTGTTGGGCTTGTTCCCGAGGAGGTTTCGTATAGCCAGCTAATAAGTTTGTGTACTAAACGTGGTAAGTGGGGTGAAGCGCTTAGAATATACGATGACATGAAGGATCAGAGATTAGTACCGAGTCGCTATACATGTGCTTCTCTATTAACACTGTATTACAAGAATGAAGATTATTCTAAAGCCTTGTCTCTCTTCTCGGAGATGGAACGAAATAAAATTGCAGCAGATGAAGTTATTTATGGTTTACTCATTAGGATATATGGAAAGCTTCGTCTGTATGAAGATGCTCGTAGAGCGTTTGAAGAGACTAAACAGCTCGGTTTACTTAGTGATGAGAAAACATATTTAGCAATGGCGCAAGTTCATCTTGGTTCAGGGGATTTTGGGAAAGCTTTAGAAGTTATTGAACTAATGAAGTCTAGAAACATTTGGTTATCAAGATTTGCTTATATTGTTTTGTTGCAGTGTTATGTTATGAAGAAAGATTTAACTTCTGCTGAAGTAGCATTTCAGGCTCTTTCGAAGACCGGACACCCTGATGCTGGTTCTTGCAATGATATGCTCAATTTGTATTCGGGATTAAATTTGATGGAAAAGGCAAAGAGTTTCATTGCCCAGATGAGGGAAGATAAAGTACACTTCGACGAGCAGCTTTGCAAGACAGTTATCAAAATTTATTGCAAGGAGGGAATGATTACAGATGTTAGACAGTTGATAGAAGAGATGGGTATGAATGAAGTATTGAAGAATAATAAATTTATCCAAACAGTTACCTCTGTATGCAAACATAAGGGAGATGAACAACTTGATGGAAAATTATTGGCGTTTGACCAACCCGACACGGTGGCTCTCGGTCTTGTGATTGATATGTATATGGCAGATGGGAATGTTAAGGATACAAAAAATGTTTTGGCAGGGTTGGTTGAGAATCCCGATGGTGTATCGATTGCTAATCAGCTTGTTGGTAACTTCATTAGAGAAG GTGATGCATTTAAAGCTAGAGCACTCATTTATCAATTTAACGAGCTAGGCTGCAGACCGGAAGATGCCACAGTTTGTTCGTTGATTAGTTTGTATGCAAAGCAACACAAGTTGAAACAGGCCGAAGAAGTCTTTCACGCGTTTGCTGATTCACCTGCAACGAAAAATTCATTATGCAAGTCTATGCTTGATGCATATGTCAAATGTGGTAAAGCAGAGAAGGCATTCTCACTTTACAAACAAGCTATTACCGAGACAGGGAATTGTCTTGACGCGGTTTCTATCAGCATTCTCGTGAATTCTTTATCGAGCAATG GCAATCATCAAGAAGCTGAGATTGTCATCCGCCAAAGTCTTGAAGGACACAAGGAGCTTGATACCGTGGCATTCAATACCTTCATCAAGGCTATGTTGGATGCAG GTAGATTGCATTTCGCGTCCTGTATTCATGAGCACATGCTTTCGAGCGGGGTTTCTCCATCAATTCAGACATTCAACACAATGATCAG TGTGTATGGACGAGGGCGAAAGCTGGAAAGAGCTACCGAGATGTTCAATACCGCCCGCAGGATGGGTCTGTCTTTGGATGAGAAGGCATATATGAACATGATTAGCTGTTATGGGAAAGCTG GTAAAAGGCGTGAAGCGTCCTTACTCTTCGGTGAAATGCTAGAAAAAGGAATTAAACCCGGACTG ATCAGCTACAATATTATGATGAATGTGTTTGCGACCGGAGGACTTCATCAAGAAGCAGAGCAGCTTTTCAAAGCCATGGAAAGAGATGATTGCTCACCTGACTCCTTCACATACCTGTCCTTAGTTCGAGCATACACCGAGTCCTTGCAGTACTCGGACGCTGAAGAAACAATCAATTCTATGCAGAAAATCGGTATTGTTGCTTCCTGTTCACATTTTAACCTCTTACTTTCTGCTTTTGCAAAAGAGGGTCTCATGGTGGAAGCAGAAAGGATCTATCGAAAACTGCTTGGAGTTGGTTTGAACCCCGATTTGGCATGCTATCGGAGCATGATGAGAGGGTATATGGACTATGGACATGTGACAGTAGGCATCAAATTTTTCGAACATATAAGCGAGAATGTGAATGCAGACAGGTTCATTTTGAGTGCAGCTGTGCATTTTTACAGGTCGGCTGGAAACGAAATAAAAGCTGCAAGTGTTTTGGATTCGATGAGGCATTTGGGTGTTGGATTTCTAGAAAATCTGGAAATCGGTTCGAAGCTAAAATCTTCTTGA
- the LOC115716445 gene encoding pentatricopeptide repeat-containing protein At5g27270 isoform X2, translated as MKLQLSYRPSVIVYTIVLRIYGQVGKIKMAEDTFLEMLEAGCEPDEVACGTMLCTYARWGRHKAMLSFYSAIRERGIVMSVAVYNFMLSSLQKKSLHRNVIEVWEQMMEQGVVPNSFSHTVVIGSLVKEGCLEEALTNFHEMRSVGLVPEEVSYSQLISLCTKRGKWGEALRIYDDMKDQRLVPSRYTCASLLTLYYKNEDYSKALSLFSEMERNKIAADEVIYGLLIRIYGKLRLYEDARRAFEETKQLGLLSDEKTYLAMAQVHLGSGDFGKALEVIELMKSRNIWLSRFAYIVLLQCYVMKKDLTSAEVAFQALSKTGHPDAGSCNDMLNLYSGLNLMEKAKSFIAQMREDKVHFDEQLCKTVIKIYCKEGMITDVRQLIEEMGMNEVLKNNKFIQTVTSVCKHKGDEQLDGKLLAFDQPDTVALGLVIDMYMADGNVKDTKNVLAGLVENPDGVSIANQLVGNFIREGDAFKARALIYQFNELGCRPEDATVCSLISLYAKQHKLKQAEEVFHAFADSPATKNSLCKSMLDAYVKCGKAEKAFSLYKQAITETGNCLDAVSISILVNSLSSNGNHQEAEIVIRQSLEGHKELDTVAFNTFIKAMLDAGRLHFASCIHEHMLSSGVSPSIQTFNTMISVYGRGRKLERATEMFNTARRMGLSLDEKAYMNMISCYGKAGKRREASLLFGEMLEKGIKPGLISYNIMMNVFATGGLHQEAEQLFKAMERDDCSPDSFTYLSLVRAYTESLQYSDAEETINSMQKIGIVASCSHFNLLLSAFAKEGLMVEAERIYRKLLGVGLNPDLACYRSMMRGYMDYGHVTVGIKFFEHISENVNADRFILSAAVHFYRSAGNEIKAASVLDSMRHLGVGFLENLEIGSKLKSS; from the exons ATGAAATTGCAG TTAAGCTACCGGCCAAGTGTTATTGTGTACACCATTGTTTTGAGGATATATGGGCAAGTTGGTAAGATAAAGATGGCTGAAGATACTTTCTTGGAGATGCTTGAAGCTGGATGTGAGCCAGATGAAGTTGCTTGTGGTACCATGTTATGTACATATGCTAGATGGGGTCGTCATAAGGCTATGCTTTCGTTTTACTCTGCTATTCGCGAACGGGGAATTGTAATGTCTGTTGCAGTTTACAATTTCATGTTGTCCTCGTTGCAGAAGAAGTCACTACATCGAAATGTCATTGAAGTTTGGGAGCAAATGATGGAACAAGGAGTGGTTCCTAATAGTTTTAGTCATACTGTAGTTATCGGTTCACTTGTTAAAGAGGGTTGTTTAGAGGAAGCTCTTACGAATTTTCATGAGATGAGGAGTGTTGGGCTTGTTCCCGAGGAGGTTTCGTATAGCCAGCTAATAAGTTTGTGTACTAAACGTGGTAAGTGGGGTGAAGCGCTTAGAATATACGATGACATGAAGGATCAGAGATTAGTACCGAGTCGCTATACATGTGCTTCTCTATTAACACTGTATTACAAGAATGAAGATTATTCTAAAGCCTTGTCTCTCTTCTCGGAGATGGAACGAAATAAAATTGCAGCAGATGAAGTTATTTATGGTTTACTCATTAGGATATATGGAAAGCTTCGTCTGTATGAAGATGCTCGTAGAGCGTTTGAAGAGACTAAACAGCTCGGTTTACTTAGTGATGAGAAAACATATTTAGCAATGGCGCAAGTTCATCTTGGTTCAGGGGATTTTGGGAAAGCTTTAGAAGTTATTGAACTAATGAAGTCTAGAAACATTTGGTTATCAAGATTTGCTTATATTGTTTTGTTGCAGTGTTATGTTATGAAGAAAGATTTAACTTCTGCTGAAGTAGCATTTCAGGCTCTTTCGAAGACCGGACACCCTGATGCTGGTTCTTGCAATGATATGCTCAATTTGTATTCGGGATTAAATTTGATGGAAAAGGCAAAGAGTTTCATTGCCCAGATGAGGGAAGATAAAGTACACTTCGACGAGCAGCTTTGCAAGACAGTTATCAAAATTTATTGCAAGGAGGGAATGATTACAGATGTTAGACAGTTGATAGAAGAGATGGGTATGAATGAAGTATTGAAGAATAATAAATTTATCCAAACAGTTACCTCTGTATGCAAACATAAGGGAGATGAACAACTTGATGGAAAATTATTGGCGTTTGACCAACCCGACACGGTGGCTCTCGGTCTTGTGATTGATATGTATATGGCAGATGGGAATGTTAAGGATACAAAAAATGTTTTGGCAGGGTTGGTTGAGAATCCCGATGGTGTATCGATTGCTAATCAGCTTGTTGGTAACTTCATTAGAGAAG GTGATGCATTTAAAGCTAGAGCACTCATTTATCAATTTAACGAGCTAGGCTGCAGACCGGAAGATGCCACAGTTTGTTCGTTGATTAGTTTGTATGCAAAGCAACACAAGTTGAAACAGGCCGAAGAAGTCTTTCACGCGTTTGCTGATTCACCTGCAACGAAAAATTCATTATGCAAGTCTATGCTTGATGCATATGTCAAATGTGGTAAAGCAGAGAAGGCATTCTCACTTTACAAACAAGCTATTACCGAGACAGGGAATTGTCTTGACGCGGTTTCTATCAGCATTCTCGTGAATTCTTTATCGAGCAATG GCAATCATCAAGAAGCTGAGATTGTCATCCGCCAAAGTCTTGAAGGACACAAGGAGCTTGATACCGTGGCATTCAATACCTTCATCAAGGCTATGTTGGATGCAG GTAGATTGCATTTCGCGTCCTGTATTCATGAGCACATGCTTTCGAGCGGGGTTTCTCCATCAATTCAGACATTCAACACAATGATCAG TGTGTATGGACGAGGGCGAAAGCTGGAAAGAGCTACCGAGATGTTCAATACCGCCCGCAGGATGGGTCTGTCTTTGGATGAGAAGGCATATATGAACATGATTAGCTGTTATGGGAAAGCTG GTAAAAGGCGTGAAGCGTCCTTACTCTTCGGTGAAATGCTAGAAAAAGGAATTAAACCCGGACTG ATCAGCTACAATATTATGATGAATGTGTTTGCGACCGGAGGACTTCATCAAGAAGCAGAGCAGCTTTTCAAAGCCATGGAAAGAGATGATTGCTCACCTGACTCCTTCACATACCTGTCCTTAGTTCGAGCATACACCGAGTCCTTGCAGTACTCGGACGCTGAAGAAACAATCAATTCTATGCAGAAAATCGGTATTGTTGCTTCCTGTTCACATTTTAACCTCTTACTTTCTGCTTTTGCAAAAGAGGGTCTCATGGTGGAAGCAGAAAGGATCTATCGAAAACTGCTTGGAGTTGGTTTGAACCCCGATTTGGCATGCTATCGGAGCATGATGAGAGGGTATATGGACTATGGACATGTGACAGTAGGCATCAAATTTTTCGAACATATAAGCGAGAATGTGAATGCAGACAGGTTCATTTTGAGTGCAGCTGTGCATTTTTACAGGTCGGCTGGAAACGAAATAAAAGCTGCAAGTGTTTTGGATTCGATGAGGCATTTGGGTGTTGGATTTCTAGAAAATCTGGAAATCGGTTCGAAGCTAAAATCTTCTTGA
- the LOC115716445 gene encoding pentatricopeptide repeat-containing protein At5g27270 isoform X3, giving the protein MAEDTFLEMLEAGCEPDEVACGTMLCTYARWGRHKAMLSFYSAIRERGIVMSVAVYNFMLSSLQKKSLHRNVIEVWEQMMEQGVVPNSFSHTVVIGSLVKEGCLEEALTNFHEMRSVGLVPEEVSYSQLISLCTKRGKWGEALRIYDDMKDQRLVPSRYTCASLLTLYYKNEDYSKALSLFSEMERNKIAADEVIYGLLIRIYGKLRLYEDARRAFEETKQLGLLSDEKTYLAMAQVHLGSGDFGKALEVIELMKSRNIWLSRFAYIVLLQCYVMKKDLTSAEVAFQALSKTGHPDAGSCNDMLNLYSGLNLMEKAKSFIAQMREDKVHFDEQLCKTVIKIYCKEGMITDVRQLIEEMGMNEVLKNNKFIQTVTSVCKHKGDEQLDGKLLAFDQPDTVALGLVIDMYMADGNVKDTKNVLAGLVENPDGVSIANQLVGNFIREGDAFKARALIYQFNELGCRPEDATVCSLISLYAKQHKLKQAEEVFHAFADSPATKNSLCKSMLDAYVKCGKAEKAFSLYKQAITETGNCLDAVSISILVNSLSSNGNHQEAEIVIRQSLEGHKELDTVAFNTFIKAMLDAGRLHFASCIHEHMLSSGVSPSIQTFNTMISVYGRGRKLERATEMFNTARRMGLSLDEKAYMNMISCYGKAGKRREASLLFGEMLEKGIKPGLISYNIMMNVFATGGLHQEAEQLFKAMERDDCSPDSFTYLSLVRAYTESLQYSDAEETINSMQKIGIVASCSHFNLLLSAFAKEGLMVEAERIYRKLLGVGLNPDLACYRSMMRGYMDYGHVTVGIKFFEHISENVNADRFILSAAVHFYRSAGNEIKAASVLDSMRHLGVGFLENLEIGSKLKSS; this is encoded by the exons ATGGCTGAAGATACTTTCTTGGAGATGCTTGAAGCTGGATGTGAGCCAGATGAAGTTGCTTGTGGTACCATGTTATGTACATATGCTAGATGGGGTCGTCATAAGGCTATGCTTTCGTTTTACTCTGCTATTCGCGAACGGGGAATTGTAATGTCTGTTGCAGTTTACAATTTCATGTTGTCCTCGTTGCAGAAGAAGTCACTACATCGAAATGTCATTGAAGTTTGGGAGCAAATGATGGAACAAGGAGTGGTTCCTAATAGTTTTAGTCATACTGTAGTTATCGGTTCACTTGTTAAAGAGGGTTGTTTAGAGGAAGCTCTTACGAATTTTCATGAGATGAGGAGTGTTGGGCTTGTTCCCGAGGAGGTTTCGTATAGCCAGCTAATAAGTTTGTGTACTAAACGTGGTAAGTGGGGTGAAGCGCTTAGAATATACGATGACATGAAGGATCAGAGATTAGTACCGAGTCGCTATACATGTGCTTCTCTATTAACACTGTATTACAAGAATGAAGATTATTCTAAAGCCTTGTCTCTCTTCTCGGAGATGGAACGAAATAAAATTGCAGCAGATGAAGTTATTTATGGTTTACTCATTAGGATATATGGAAAGCTTCGTCTGTATGAAGATGCTCGTAGAGCGTTTGAAGAGACTAAACAGCTCGGTTTACTTAGTGATGAGAAAACATATTTAGCAATGGCGCAAGTTCATCTTGGTTCAGGGGATTTTGGGAAAGCTTTAGAAGTTATTGAACTAATGAAGTCTAGAAACATTTGGTTATCAAGATTTGCTTATATTGTTTTGTTGCAGTGTTATGTTATGAAGAAAGATTTAACTTCTGCTGAAGTAGCATTTCAGGCTCTTTCGAAGACCGGACACCCTGATGCTGGTTCTTGCAATGATATGCTCAATTTGTATTCGGGATTAAATTTGATGGAAAAGGCAAAGAGTTTCATTGCCCAGATGAGGGAAGATAAAGTACACTTCGACGAGCAGCTTTGCAAGACAGTTATCAAAATTTATTGCAAGGAGGGAATGATTACAGATGTTAGACAGTTGATAGAAGAGATGGGTATGAATGAAGTATTGAAGAATAATAAATTTATCCAAACAGTTACCTCTGTATGCAAACATAAGGGAGATGAACAACTTGATGGAAAATTATTGGCGTTTGACCAACCCGACACGGTGGCTCTCGGTCTTGTGATTGATATGTATATGGCAGATGGGAATGTTAAGGATACAAAAAATGTTTTGGCAGGGTTGGTTGAGAATCCCGATGGTGTATCGATTGCTAATCAGCTTGTTGGTAACTTCATTAGAGAAG GTGATGCATTTAAAGCTAGAGCACTCATTTATCAATTTAACGAGCTAGGCTGCAGACCGGAAGATGCCACAGTTTGTTCGTTGATTAGTTTGTATGCAAAGCAACACAAGTTGAAACAGGCCGAAGAAGTCTTTCACGCGTTTGCTGATTCACCTGCAACGAAAAATTCATTATGCAAGTCTATGCTTGATGCATATGTCAAATGTGGTAAAGCAGAGAAGGCATTCTCACTTTACAAACAAGCTATTACCGAGACAGGGAATTGTCTTGACGCGGTTTCTATCAGCATTCTCGTGAATTCTTTATCGAGCAATG GCAATCATCAAGAAGCTGAGATTGTCATCCGCCAAAGTCTTGAAGGACACAAGGAGCTTGATACCGTGGCATTCAATACCTTCATCAAGGCTATGTTGGATGCAG GTAGATTGCATTTCGCGTCCTGTATTCATGAGCACATGCTTTCGAGCGGGGTTTCTCCATCAATTCAGACATTCAACACAATGATCAG TGTGTATGGACGAGGGCGAAAGCTGGAAAGAGCTACCGAGATGTTCAATACCGCCCGCAGGATGGGTCTGTCTTTGGATGAGAAGGCATATATGAACATGATTAGCTGTTATGGGAAAGCTG GTAAAAGGCGTGAAGCGTCCTTACTCTTCGGTGAAATGCTAGAAAAAGGAATTAAACCCGGACTG ATCAGCTACAATATTATGATGAATGTGTTTGCGACCGGAGGACTTCATCAAGAAGCAGAGCAGCTTTTCAAAGCCATGGAAAGAGATGATTGCTCACCTGACTCCTTCACATACCTGTCCTTAGTTCGAGCATACACCGAGTCCTTGCAGTACTCGGACGCTGAAGAAACAATCAATTCTATGCAGAAAATCGGTATTGTTGCTTCCTGTTCACATTTTAACCTCTTACTTTCTGCTTTTGCAAAAGAGGGTCTCATGGTGGAAGCAGAAAGGATCTATCGAAAACTGCTTGGAGTTGGTTTGAACCCCGATTTGGCATGCTATCGGAGCATGATGAGAGGGTATATGGACTATGGACATGTGACAGTAGGCATCAAATTTTTCGAACATATAAGCGAGAATGTGAATGCAGACAGGTTCATTTTGAGTGCAGCTGTGCATTTTTACAGGTCGGCTGGAAACGAAATAAAAGCTGCAAGTGTTTTGGATTCGATGAGGCATTTGGGTGTTGGATTTCTAGAAAATCTGGAAATCGGTTCGAAGCTAAAATCTTCTTGA